The Cryptomeria japonica chromosome 6, Sugi_1.0, whole genome shotgun sequence genomic interval AATTGTATCCTTCATTCCTAGAGAATGCACTTAAGACCTACACTTGGGTACTTGTGTTTGTGTAGATTGACAAGCCAGGACTTATGATCAGTGTGTAGGCAATTATGGGCCAATTGACAATGGTGGGCAATTCTTCTATACTTCTGTTTTTGTAGGCTAAGGAGGTTATTCCTAGAGATCTTATGGACAACTAATGAAGAACAACTGGTCACACAGCTTTGCCACAACCTTTGCATAAAGATACTCCAAATATTTGTCACTAAGCGCTCCTTGTACTAGCTTATTGGTCCTGGCAACCAAAGATCTGCTTACAACAGATTAATATCAGGTTACACATGCAACTAAAGATGCAAATCAAATTTATATCCCCACATATATATTCTTATGCGATTCCTTACTTCACATGCAATGTGAAAACCCATAAATGTGTAACTCTATCAAAATGGATAACAGTAAGCTCTCTAGAGATATAGAAAAGGTATGTATTACTATTACTGAGTTATGCAAACTGGTAGGACACTAACTTACACCAGTCTAAACTACATTGGAAAAGAGGATGATATTCAATATGGGGAATGATCATATCACCTAAAACTGACTGGTGCCATAGTCCACTGGGCAAGAGAGTCTAAACTCGAAGAAATGTGTAAATATTATTGTAAATCTGAAATAGAGAACTAACATTACATCTGAAATCCTATCTGTCTAGCTGCAATGCAAAGACTTAAGAAACTTCACACAACTAGACATTCTTTAACAATCCATTATTAATCAGATAAATTCCATATGCTATTCTAGAAGGGCTTATTCTACAACTACTGTGATATATAACTAATCAAGAATAAGAATAGTTTAGCAAACGAAACCCTATAAATGTATTTCATTATCCTTTGAAACTCTCAACTATTTATGAATCATCCACATCATGGAGAGGTTTTTTGTTTGACAATACCTTCTTCAAATCTTACAAAACAATGAATAATGCAAAGACTTCAGGTTTGACATACAACATTTGATGCCAAAGATTACACTGACTAGAAGACACATTGGTGAGTAATTATTTGCTCCTTGTGATATTGGCCCACACAAACAAGCCACATACTCACCCTCCGACTAATGAAATTATGGCACATCAAGCCAAGTGTTTTTTATAAAGCTTCTTGCCAACCTTTTGAGCCTGCAACTTGATTGCTAAACTACAACTAAATCTGATTGTCTGCATTAATCAGTCCAAGCTCAATGCTTAGAGGTAAAACAGATTGACATGAGGCTAAAAGTAAATGTTACTACCTTTTGCTGCTTTACCTAAGTGCACAAGATTTCGATATGTAGCCAGCATCGACACCcttaaatggccttagacaaagTATTACCTCAAGAACAGTGGCCCATATACAATCTTCGGCAAAATTGACGAGTATGGTTGACTCGGATCCCTATGTAGAAATTATTGTCTCAATGAGAAATAAACCGATTGTCAATGAGAAATAAAGCAATTATCTCAATGAGAAACAAACTAAGTTCTATAGTTTTGCAACCATATGGTTGAAATTTATGAAGCTATGACTAGATTTAGCAGTTTGCATTGATCAATGGTTGGGGGTTAAATGGATAATCCTGAAGATGCAAAAGACAACCTGTTTCCATTATTCCTAAGCAAATTAGATTCAAACACATCATCTTTGATGATTGGCTGTCCATGGCACTAGGAAAATAAAACATCCTTGGCACATTCTTCACATTAGCTTCAGACAAGCATGGACAGTTGTCAAGATGAAGTAGGTTTGACTTAGTGGCAGAGTGCCTTCCTATGTGATTACACTTGATGCTTTCATTGAGTTAGCATGGGGACATCAATTATGGAGGTTATGCCTGTCTACAAAGTTTTTGGCATGGAGATCACATCTTGAACGACAGTTAATGTTACAACATATTGAAATACATAGGAAAGGTTTTTCCCAATACGAGTCAATTCCCATATGCACAACATTCTAATTGCTGACATTTGACAGGTAATGCTCATAAGATCCCTTGATTTGGTCTAGGCTGACATTTAGATTTTATTCAATGTAAGATAATAAGAGAGAAAaactaaataataaaaattaaacctAAAAAAGTTTCATTAAGCTTTAATTGTTTTAGGCATAGTTTGCAAACTTTGCGAGTACTCTTTGAGTTGCCAAGTACTCTGTTTTTTTTTGCTTTGTGAGTTTTTACAAGTTTAACTTGTGAGTCTTTATAGACACAGGAAAAACATGGATAAAAACAGAAACGTGGGTAAAATGCTGGTTAAAatgcatttttcacatttttttttggttataaagttatgcattttctcttttgagatgtcaatttttaatttaaaatacactttgtaattgaattttgcaaaaatatatatttctttaagaaattttaatttttagtactCTCTAAATTGCCgagtcaaaattttaaattttttgggctTGCCGAGTATTTTCCGAGTCAGAGTCTGCAAACTATGGTTTTAAATGCTATTTAAAAAGAGAGATTTTTAATTTAGTCAAATGTAGTTGTTTGGATTTGCATAAAGCACTGACAGAATGCTCATTTAAAATGAAATAGTTTATGTGGAATTAGAATTTCTTAGTTAAATGTTGCTTATGTATGCTTATGTAGGAATGTGAGGAGCTGATGGCTAAGGGAATCAGTGGAACTGGCCAAGGGTTTGATGCCCCTGGGAGACGTTTGGGAGGGTTTTCCCATAATCCACCTTTGACATCTCTCAGACAAAGCGCTTTGGCTGCTGCAGAAAAAAGAGTTCGGCAAGGGGCTTTAGTACCATCAGGGCCAAATCGTATTGGGGGTGACAGAGAGATGATGACGCTTTTGACTCCAACTCAAGCAGCTGCTATGGCTGCAGAAAGAAGACTTAGAGATGATATTTGGTGTGCTGCTCCAGTCACTTCTGGGAATGATGGAGTTCAAAGAGCTAGTGAAAGAGAAAATGGATTTTCTGGCCCTTCAACAGGAGTTGAGGATCGAATTAGTGAAAGTGATGGTAGGCATAAAGGTATTGCTTTTTCAGGGTCGTCAACTTCAACAGCCACAGTAGAAAATCCAACAAGTTCAAGCAAAGGTGATTCTATGTGGAAATGTGGTTTATGCACTCTCCTTAATCCGGTATGTACAGCTGTTGTCGCATAAAATTTTCATTAGTTGGTGTTGAAATTATGATTGTGACTACTCACAAATACTTATATCCACGTGTTTGTTATTGTATACGTACACACACACAACGCACATGTGCATGCGCATGCACACGTGCATGTGCGTGTgggtacatgcacacacacacatgacacacacatacATGAAAATGTGGTCATATTTTCTTTAATGGAAGGCTTGTTATTACTGGGTCTTTTTAAAGAATCTTTCACATGACAAAGGAAGTTAGGAATTGTGTGGGTCTGTGTTAATAATTTCACAAAGATTGATTAGTTTTATCACAAAAGTTGGCAAACTGATTAGCTACAAGGCATCAAGACATTATATTTTAATCTGTTTGTGAGATATTTGTAGTGCAATTCTTGAATTTGTTGGCTTTGTAAAAATTGTCTTCTGTAATTTTGTGCTATAGTGAAGAATTGTTTGATAAGCCATCCATTAACAAAGGTTTTGATGTCGTTTTGGTTTTTTCAAGATTCATAGATCACTGTGATAAGACATTTCCATTGCTTAAATGCCAATCTATATGGTCTGTTTGTGAGATTTTTGTAGTGCAATTCTTGAATTTGTTGGCTTTGTAAAACTTGTCATCCATAACTTTGTCCTATAGTGTAGAATTGTTTGATAAGCCGCCCATTAACAAGGGTTTTGATGCCTCTTTGGTTTTTCTAAGATTTATAGATCACAATGATAAGACAATTTCCATTGCTTAAATGCCAATCTATATGGTGTCTAGAATTTTTACTTGGGCAGAGTTTATTGAAGAGGCACGGTAAAAGTTGAAACTGATGCATGATAGAGTGAATTGTCATTTCATggtataaaatattataattgatCTAGTTTAACACATGCAACTATTGGCTATGGCTAGTGTGAATGTTTTATTGCCTGAAGAAGACAGACAATCCTGAAGGAGATTTAATGTTATTTAGAAACCACATTATAGAAGGCACAATATGCATAAATAACAAGGCTCTTGATTTAACTGTTTATATTAAAGATGCATTAGATTGTGAAGAGACTGATAATCAAAGCTCGCAAGATAGGCACCTCAAGCTGGTAGAAGGATATGATCACCTACTAACTGTTAGGCAACTCTTAACCATCCTATCAACTTTGAATACTGACAACATATCAATATGATTAAATCTGAAAAGGTGGCACTTGCTATAACATGAATCTACATTGCTAGTTGCTAAGATTATGGCTTTTTATTGGCTTGGGGCTACTGTCAGATAAAGTGTTCAGGAATACTATTTAATATTGAAGAATTTAATAATGAGATTTCACTCTGCTGCCGTGTCTTTGACAGAACTTTACATTGGATTGGTTTTTAGCTGTCCTATTAGTTCTTGTCAATTAGATGACTGctattttgatgttgattttggACAATTAATGGCTTGAGCGTCAGAGGCGCATTCAAGAGGAGAATATAAACTTCCAATACCAACAAAGTATTAGAATAATCTTTGAATGATTgcaaattttgttaaaaaaatattttagatgACTGTGAATTGATAGCAAAAGATAATAGAGACTAATCTGTTGGGCAATTGGCTTGATCTTCAGGTGTTGTTTCTTCAAAAAATAATCTGataattgaattatatttttttggttgCATTTCAAGCTCTTTCTGGATCCCTTTTGAGATCCTATAAATGGTGTTCTTCTAATCTTCAAATGAGACATTAGTACAAAAATCCACAAAAGAATTATCCTTTCTGCACGTACAGTATGTCGAACTGTATTATTTGGGATAAATAGTTAaatttggaagaattaagaatGGTGAAGCTCCATAATGGACTGATGTTTGAATATTAGAATCTCCATATTGGAATTTATGGTTTAAGACATGATCCTGGTGTGATTTTAGCATATGATAAGGAAAAGGCTTATTTCCTTCAGCAGTTACGAGATTGGTATTGGTGTCTCTGCTTAAATTAAGAGTAACGGCTTTTACAAGGGGTGGTAACAGTGGAAAAGACATAACCCTCCAGCATCGATTGGGAGATATATATACAGTATATCAGTCATTCCAAGGGGATATAACCATCTAGGAGAGCAAGGAAGAaagcaattgaagaagaaaatgttgacttggtggtcagcacctccttgatTGTTGATTTGAAGAGTACGTGAGAAGAATTGTGATGATGTCATAGAATCTTATGCTGCAAAGTAAGAAGATACCACAAAAGTAAAGGAACGAAGATTAAACATATTAATTACAATGTGTGTGCTGTAAGTATGATTTATATTGTGACACTTTAAAGGTATAATGCAAACTGTATTTCAGTGACTTTAATTCAAGACCAAGTTCAGTATCAAGATAACAATGATATATCCTCTCTAATGAATCCATTCTGAGATAATATGAACAGGCCATCAAGAGATTGTTTTCAGAACTGAGAATATACAAACATATTTACAGAAATTTTGTTGATATTACTGTTGTTGTATGTGAAACAGAGTAGTATATCTGAAGAGAGAGAACTTTCAGATTTTAATCTGTGTAAGCTTTGCATATCTTCAAATGTTGTAACATCTGATCTTGCAGATTTGAAAACAGTAACAGTATACTCTATTTGTAAAGTTCTTTTGGTTGGTGCCACGAGAGTTCTGAGTGGCTGCTCAGATTGACAAATTTGTACTtgcaagggttggtgctctcaGAAGGGATTTGGTGATTCCTTGGGttgtattgatgtgttttttagcacaatcaaacacaaaataaaatatcaaaagtattctatcctctctttatcaaaatcttcttggatgctaaattatatgatcaaccaagatgactccaaggtttctttagtcaTGTCTTGACGTGTAGatagctcaattggttgatgtgattgttgctGGAACTTAACCATCCAATAGTGCAATTTGGTGATGTTTTCTCTTTAATTGACttgaattgaaaaaataaaataaaagaggaaGGGTTTAGAGAATCTAGTCTATTCCTAGAATGTAAGAGCGacggacaatctttggtgaaattctaactaagCTAAGCTTTGACATGTGagcaacatatccacaaagctagtgcgatctcctaaggtaagcatatgatgttcaaatcaccgcCTCGAACATAGACACTACCAAgtcgatgcatatcaatgaagaagtagcaATTGAAGTGAAGCTTGGCTAAATagatccagttgactacgcaaggcaagtctacaatcagcaaactgctagtagtatggatgtacgaatttcaccattgatcatgcacaaagttctttcattcatctaattataatgaaagcaaatgagaagtagaaaccatgtagcttgttgaaataaaacatttcagcatatcttcaatgaaaagagtatatccatttacaagccttagcaacaatttcttcttctcctactctatTCAAACTGTTTTCTATCTAATATCTATCAACTATTCACTACTGttgaactattaactattaacctttacaaatgagagagagTGAGCCTTATATAATGCTCCCTTTACAATGAAGGGTTCAGATCGATTTcggatcaatggccaagattataagatgcaaaccctaattagggtttgttacaacaaactctttcTAGCTAATGAGAAAATTTCATTTAATTTGGCACATGTCCTatattgaatgtgaaccaatgaAATATGAGGGTAAGTAGCTCAAAGTTTGTGCCTCCATaggatgagtcaagtacattgaatcctgacatgctgatgtggaacctCTTGATTGGTGGAGTGGTGATTAGCATGCCACCTCCATTTGCACTTGTAGGTTTGATAGATTATCATGAAGGAATgttgagaaatatctcttgatactcaacatctcaAGCTTcggcagtgatgatgatgaaggcACATTCCCAAATTATATCATGTTGTTCAAaccgatcttctaactttgattaactcctCTGACTTGATCACACTTGCATTTCCATCCTCTTGTTGGAGAATCCTGAACTAGTTAACTCCTTGATAAGTTCGATTCCAAATTGTTTTGAAATCCTTTACCTTAGAGTACTAACAATGATTCTTGGGTTTCCGGAGGAAATCCAAGATTGTAAACATTTTCCTCTCATCTCCATTGTGTATTTGAAGAATGCTGGAGTGTTCATTATGTGGAGCAATCTGCTTCCTCGCCTTGTATAATATTATGAAATCTTCCCCTTTGAGCAGCTTCCTTGTATGTTTGTAGCTGTTGAATATCCTTCTCTATTACTCATTCATCAATCCACAATCCTCCTTTACAATGGTAAATTCCGTAATGCTGCCTGAGTTTGATGTTTCACTTCTTGTCTTAGACCTACAAACAAACAGATACTGAATTAAAACATTATGAAATGAACATAAGAAAGAGCACATAGCAAATCATACATCTTAAACCGTTAGTATGAATTAAGAACTCAGAAAAAATCTGATCCTTTGTTTTGAATTGTGTTCCTTTCCAGATCCGATTCAGCTTCTGCTCTTTATTGATCAAAATTCTGTTCTAAAATCTTCCTATCTGTGGCAATAATCTGCTCTGATTTTATTTATGCCCCTTCATTTTGCACTCCAATCTGCTCCTTGAATTACTTTAAAATGAATTTGTGTGATAATTGAATGATGCTTACCACCCTCTCTTATATGTATGCATCCTTTAATTCAATACCCCGATTCATGGTGATGGCCAACCTTGGCTTGAAATGT includes:
- the LOC131035121 gene encoding DNA-dependent metalloprotease WSS1 isoform X2 produces the protein MPVASIESGQLCKVWEIKTLGKSRDAEATKLLESVAKQVQPIMIKRKWRVMVLSEFFPSNPSLLGLNVGGGAEIKIRLRRPNRELEFYPYEELVGTMLHELTHNEHGPHDAKFYKLLDEITKECEELMAKGISGTGQGFDAPGRRLGGFSHNPPLTSLRQSALAAAEKRVRQGALVPSGPNRIGGDREMMTLLTPTQAAAMAAERRLRDDIWCAAPVTSGNDGVQRASERENGFSGPSTGVEDRISESDGRHKGIAFSGSSTSTATVENPTSSSKALGIDLWSLWL